tattcatgtttttCTGTTGGTTACAGTACTTTTTTCTTGAATTATTGAACGACCTACTCGTTACACTTTCTACGTAAGTTTAAATCTAATTAATTCGCACTTATGGCCTAAAAATGTCGTTTTTTCCCGAACTTTGAATATGTAATTGAACAAGAAAATTGATTTCGCCCGTTAAACAAAGTTAAAGGTACCGGTGTTGATCAATAAAGTATTCAGTGCATACAATTTATTCCCCAATTGTTCTTTTGGGACTCTAATGCAAATCATTGTTCAATTTTTCATGGAAGCATCAACATCTATAGACCGTTCTTAATAAGATTgtaatgaatattcatataaATTCGAAATCGAGGCTAAGCTAGgcaattatttgtaaacaatatgGCAGCATCAACAACAAACGGTACCTCATCAAAAGATCTTTCACATTTACCAGATATATCATTTGCTTTTGTGGaagaatttataagaaaacacaGCCAGAGTTCAGGAAAAGAACAAATGACAAAAGGATTCAAATACTACAGCGAGGAATACGTACATTCTGTGTCAGGTAAGGTCACTTGTTATGTTTGTTTACGAGGTGCACGTGAGAAATATTGTCTTTACACAAACCATTATTTTACCAgcaatttataacttttgacCATTATTTGTGCAGTAGAAATCATTATTCATATTCTTATTGTTTTAGTCTGCAGACTGCTGATTTATTTAGATAATTAACTCCGTATCTTAATCTGATAATCACGTATAAATCAGCTGAATAAGTGAAGGGTAGCAATCATGCATGAATCCTCTTTGACAGAAAGTATATTATTATAagtaacagataattaaacttGTTTACatagttttatatgttaaattttataggtgtttagtataaaaaagatgtattttttttacagtgcaTCCTGATGATACTGGGTGTTTGGTCAAAGGAAAATGTTTTAGATCTCAAAGAAAAAACGAGTCTCCACATGATGTCAAGGTAggcatacattttatttcacttgttGTACTAAACatagaatataaatattaactttatatcctcctaaaaaaatattttgcaaataaacaatttcataCAATAATAAAGAACTTTACATATTAATCAATACATgcatatgaatataataaaattattaacaaaatattaaactaaTACATCTCAAATTCTTTCACAGATCATGCTAAATGGAGGGCAGATTGAATATTCATtctgtacatgtacaattgGACAAAGTGGTTACTGTGGACATGTGTCAGCCCTTCTTTACCAACTTGCACACTACAAATCCCTGAAAATGAAGTTAATTCCAACAGATATTGCTAAAACATCTTTACCACAGACGTGGCATGTTCCACGAGGCCAGAAATTACATGGTGAAAAGGCTGATAACATCGTTGTGCAGGGTTATGACCGTGAGGATCCCCAACGAGCTACAAAGGGAATAAAGTCTACCCTATATAATCCTATTCCTGGGAACGAAGCTATCAATGTCAATGACTTATTGGGCCAGGTTAAAGATATGGACATTTTGTTTGACACTGTGGTGACAGAACACAGGACAGAACTAGTTCAAACTGAATTTGGTAAATTCCCTAAAGGAAGCATTCTCAGTTATCAACAAAAAATGGCAAGTGACTACCTCCTCAACTTAATGGATAATAATTCATTTCCAGAATTACCATTGAAAAATGTCAtgattaacaattttgaaaCTGTTCTCATGAAAGACCAGTTAAAAAAGTATGACTCCTTGAAGGTTACACTGCTGGAAAGTAAAGAGATTGAGGAAGGAACACGTCTTCAATCGAATGATCCTAAATGGCATAAAATTAGACGTGATCGTATCACAGCATCACATGCAGGAGAAATAGCCAAGAGAAGAGCTGATGGGGCTAAACTTGCTGAACGCTTGCGGTCAACTAGACATGTTCAGACAGCAGCTATGAAACGTGGCATAGAATGTGAGGTTACTGCAGCACAAGCCTATAGCAAGGTGATGAATGACAATGTAAACTTGTATCCATGTGGTGTGATTGTAAATCCTTGGTGTCACTGGCTTGCAGCTACCCCAGACAGAAAAGTATATGCACCTGATAGAAATCAACCACATGGTTTGTTGGAAATAAAGTGTCCAAACACTGACCAATTATCAAGCGTCAAATGTCTTCATTTAATCGACGGGgagctaaaattgaaaaaaaatgataactatcattatcaaatacaaatgCAAATGGCCGTGACAGGATTAGACTGGTGTGACTTTTTTGTTTGGCTTGAAAATGATTCACATTTGGAAACAGTTTATTTTGATAGTGAATTTTGGGAAGCTACAAAAGACAAACttgatttgtttttcaacaCTTATTTTTTGAACTAAATTATGTCAATGTATGCATGTATAAATGAAACACTATGCCAACTTTTAATTAGTGatgatttagtttttttgcTTAATTAATGGTCTTCTGAACAGAGTCAATAGATTAGCAACAGTCCATAACTGATTCACAGATCCAGCTAATGAAAGTGGGACTGTATACTGTAAAAGTCTATATTCTTTAGCCCGCTTTATATGCCGCTCAACATGTATTCTTAAGGATGCAATTTTTTGATTGTCCTCAATTTGTGACGGTGTAAACTGTCCATCACTGCAAAGGAAGTGTGGCGTAGCTATTGACACACCTGTATCTTTaagtaatttatttaaaataaacccTTTATCCGCCATTATTTGGTCTCCTGGTTCTAATAAGTCAATAAGTCCACTATGCTTCGTAATTTCTATGTCGGACATACATCCAGAATATAATGCAGAAATGAAAGTGATAGCACCATGTGGCGATATTCCGACCAGTCCTTTCCAGGTGTTGTGACTTTTGTATGATGAAAAAGTTTTTGACGCCAAGGCTAAAGAAGAAGGTCTTTCTGTAAAAATTTCGGTACAGTCTATTATCACACGCGTGTTAGGGTACAGAAGTTTGAAGTCCTGTGGCATATGCTCCATTATTTTACCCCTACTAGGCCAGATATTAATGCCACccaatatgaaatataaataatttgtccaagttattatttttctgcTTACTGTTGATGCATGAATGTTAAATCTTACTGACAAGTCCTCAGTCAGAAAACCACACCTTAACctacataaaaacataaacagTTCATCAATAGGATCCATTGACTTTGGACGTCCTCTATTGCTGGGTTCCTCAGAAGACTTATAATACACAGTTTTCATTCTTGTTGCAGTAGGCTTGATAGcagaatagaaaattaaaaataaatcaaaagttgGAAATCCAGTATAAAACTCTATCATTTCATGGTCGTAAGAAAATCTTGTTACTCCGAACCGTTCCATTTGTAATTTCTGGTTTAAACTTGCGAGCTCATAGGTCTTGTCTTTAAGTTCAGAGTCCTTTTGCTGTACCACATGTTCCAGTTTCTCAATTTTCTCCAGACAGTCAGCATGAATGTTAGAATCACAACTCctgtcaatataaaataaatgtattaagtAATGGTATAATCTCCTTAACATTAAAAAGGGGAAGTAGTTTTAAAGAACACTGTGTTtccttttgattttataaaatatttttatgttttcttttcaattattttgaaaataattatatacataaaaaaaacatgcaagtttAGTTTAAATTCGGGTttgtacatttaatatttttttattttgaattaatacATTCTGATAACTAAACTTACATGTCATTTTCATGATCAACACTTTGTGAATTGTGAACTTCACAGACACTATCCTCTACAACCATTTCATCTTCATCTTCACGATCGTCAACTTTCATCTTTTTGAAAAGGGACTGTCTTGATATGGGGGCCTTTCTGCTGCTTTCATTTAATTTCCAATTAAAGACAGATGGAACAGCTTCTGGTTTGAGACATTTTCTGTTAGGAGTCCAGCGGTAATCTTCCTTCTTGAAATGTTTGGAACATACCACTGTATTTCCTCCAAtctgaaaacaaatacaaattaatagGTTTCGTTcttgtatttatataacattgttcTTAAGTTATCATATTTATAATGTAGACCAGtaacatatttatgaaaaaaataagaagtttattctttttattattaaataaaagtatttgcaatttacaaatgtgtttataggtaaattataattttaaaagaatgttGAGAATGAAATTGTCGGTGTTGTTTACGAATACATCACATTATTTTCATTCTCTATGACCATGACGACAGACGTGTTTGAAgttcaaaatgcatattatatttataactgtCTCATACACACAGTGATAAAAACAACATGGGATAAATTAATTACACATATCTACAGATATGCGGATGAAGGAAAATCGCTATCAACATGTGGTAACAGTTTGACATGTAACACTTAAACAGATGTTTTACGgctaaaataaaagtattgttaaagaaaaatattgttgaacATAATCTTATAGTCTGTCTGAaattaattattgaaaattgggACAGGTATTACATAGAAAACAACATTATCGGCTTCTATGAAAAGTGTAAACAAATGCACGTGTTTCTAGTATTTACCTTGAAAAATTCACCTTCATCTCTACGGATTGCAACAATCCACTGTTTTCTTGTTAGCATTTTCTTTTCTGATGGTATATGATGAAAACTCAACTCTTTATTAGTTCTGGCATTGCCATTACAAAATGGCACACAACAGTATTCATCTCTTTGTTTACTTGTTGATGCTGCTGGAGAAGCCATTATTGATAATACCGGTGCCTAGCTTAGCCTCATTTTCGAAAATTGAACTCTGGGTCAATGCATACATGAATAACTTTTAAGAACCGTCTATAATAGATACGAAATCTGCACTATCTCTGGGACATCGGAAAACGATACATcataaatgttcttttattgTGATTAAACGTTCGGTTTTTACTATAAATAGATCAATAATTAATAGAGTTAGCATGTAAATCAAAGCTTAAGTCAACGAAAAGTCATTTTGAcagttatttgttatttttataaagatttttccttttttacacCTACCTTCTGAGGACGAGTTGTGCTTACCAACAAGTGACAGAACTTGTTACAGATTATAAATAATTCACATTCATATGCATGACAGTATTAtgatataaagtaaaaaaaatcaggacGTATAATATAATTGTGGACAGGAAGTTTTTATGAACCAATGAAAGTCCAGGTTCGTGTTACTCAGACTCTCAAATTAGTATTTTCTGTGTGTTCGGTTTGTTGTTCGTCGATTTTCTTTCTAGCCAGTTTGTCTCTGTTTTTTCTTTGGGTTGCAAGTTTTTAATGtgtaattgtgtttttattCTGTTGTTTTTAACGAAAGATAGTAACAATATTGTTGTGAATAAATCTGCAAAAATTTAGCTTGAACTTTGTGAATGCGAGTCTTTGATCAGCTGGATCTCAATTGTCTGTTTAAAATCGTTTGACCTTTACTTTagaacaaaatcataaaaaaatcgtttttttatgtaatgAGGATAAACAACAAACGGAAAAAAACGTCATAAGTAAACTTTATGTATCCAATTACTTGACTATTTGCAATTAGTTACAGACATCACATACAAATCGGGTTTATAACTCTGTGGTTATGTACATTTTGCATGGAAGTGGACAATTAAGAACTCCAAATATGATCGTATGTGTCAATAAACTATGCCATAGATGGACGTTTATCTTATTTTGCTTTAATCGAAATAGTCCTCGTAATTATAAAAGACCTATTCAAGTTGATTATCTCTACTAAGGAATAACATCTTCTGATTCCGTTAATGTAGTTTGTCACTATCCTGTCAACATAAAAGCCAGCTAGGACTAGATAATAACATTTAGAGTACTTGAGTATAAAACAAGTTGATGGTGCAATAAGAAAGGAACTAAAAGGTAGAGAATATCGAACTCACCGGAGTTAGTGGGAAATCAAgaattgaaaattgaattttgtgttcCTACTGTGTGAAGTTATTAGTCATGCGTctctttatttttgtatcaaGACCCTTTCAAGTATAAGGAAAGCATCCAGatagtttatttaaaagtaatttcagtataaaaaaagaGTTCTATGAAAGCTACAACATCTAGTCAATTGGAGGATttgtttgagaaaaaaatgtaaaatcgaATAATTATTACTCATAAACAATTATAGCAAAAGAAagtatgaaatatgaaatagaaattattcttgagtaatattttgaaatttatgatTAATAGGCAAACTCGTATCGATTCATGTAAAATAAACTGTTGCAATTATTtcatactagaacacacccgcgaaatcgcgggcatatacagcttgtaaactgttgtaggatgattttttgtaaaagatattttgactggagaatttcataTAAGGTATCAAAAAGCCCTCCGTTAtgtgtttcctttctgttaaattcgattatttttttgtgtttttggcCTTATGCCACAATTATTCTTCCTCTTTGGTACAATGCATTTTTtgataaaagtcaaattaaattaaaaatttgcaccgcTTCAATCATGAAACAAATGAAACTGCTTACATACCATTATTATTAGATAATAAAATGTGCTTGTAGAACAATTCATCAGTGCTTTTCCATTTGAAAGTCCTATTAGGATTTTAATCTCG
Above is a window of Mytilus trossulus isolate FHL-02 chromosome 4, PNRI_Mtr1.1.1.hap1, whole genome shotgun sequence DNA encoding:
- the LOC134714354 gene encoding uncharacterized protein LOC134714354 — its product is MASPAASTSKQRDEYCCVPFCNGNARTNKELSFHHIPSEKKMLTRKQWIVAIRRDEGEFFKIGGNTVVCSKHFKKEDYRWTPNRKCLKPEAVPSVFNWKLNESSRKAPISRQSLFKKMKVDDREDEDEMVVEDSVCEVHNSQSVDHENDMSCDSNIHADCLEKIEKLEHVVQQKDSELKDKTYELASLNQKLQMERFGVTRFSYDHEMIEFYTGFPTFDLFLIFYSAIKPTATRMKTVYYKSSEEPSNRGRPKSMDPIDELFMFLCRLRCGFLTEDLSVRFNIHASTVSRKIITWTNYLYFILGGINIWPSRGKIMEHMPQDFKLLYPNTRVIIDCTEIFTERPSSLALASKTFSSYKSHNTWKGLVGISPHGAITFISALYSGCMSDIEITKHSGLIDLLEPGDQIMADKGFILNKLLKDTGVSIATPHFLCSDGQFTPSQIEDNQKIASLRIHVERHIKRAKEYRLLQYTVPLSLAGSVNQLWTVANLLTLFRRPLIKQKN
- the LOC134716244 gene encoding uncharacterized protein LOC134716244 is translated as MAASTTNGTSSKDLSHLPDISFAFVEEFIRKHSQSSGKEQMTKGFKYYSEEYVHSVSVHPDDTGCLVKGKCFRSQRKNESPHDVKIMLNGGQIEYSFCTCTIGQSGYCGHVSALLYQLAHYKSLKMKLIPTDIAKTSLPQTWHVPRGQKLHGEKADNIVVQGYDREDPQRATKGIKSTLYNPIPGNEAINVNDLLGQVKDMDILFDTVVTEHRTELVQTEFGKFPKGSILSYQQKMASDYLLNLMDNNSFPELPLKNVMINNFETVLMKDQLKKYDSLKVTLLESKEIEEGTRLQSNDPKWHKIRRDRITASHAGEIAKRRADGAKLAERLRSTRHVQTAAMKRGIECEVTAAQAYSKVMNDNVNLYPCGVIVNPWCHWLAATPDRKVYAPDRNQPHGLLEIKCPNTDQLSSVKCLHLIDGELKLKKNDNYHYQIQMQMAVTGLDWCDFFVWLENDSHLETVYFDSEFWEATKDKLDLFFNTYFLN